The proteins below are encoded in one region of Brassica napus cultivar Da-Ae chromosome A6, Da-Ae, whole genome shotgun sequence:
- the LOC106349122 gene encoding pentatricopeptide repeat-containing protein At3g29290 isoform X2 yields MGDVWLSPVSITSTSNQLDYGCYSLKNSSCIWRRSCHWSLRSHSLDFATAMKLKRRRLVHASVKMKSFSLIATRVCSSKLERSSNGETMALDLECGLKENLCGLFVEDNLEEKPEACRSRIHYLEERDEEMLSKRLLKLSRLDKVKSASELFDSMRLSGLQPNPHACNSFLSCLLRNGNLQKLFTVFDFMTTKDNLTGHTYTLLLKAVSELKGCDSALRTFRELEKDPKHKSHFDVVLYNTVVSLSGRVNNVQETERVWRVMQSDGLIGTEVTYSLLVSIFVRCGRSELALDAYDEMVKNNVSPREDAMQAMISACTKEERWSLALKIFQSMLKKGMKPNLVACNALINSLAKAGKVGLVFKVYSVVVKSLGHKPDEYTWNALLTGLYKANRYDDVLQLFDMVRSEGLCCVNEYLYNTALVSCQKLGSWEKAVKLLYEMEGSGVTVSTSSYNLVISACEKSRQSKVALRVYKHMVIRGCDPDTFTYLSLIRSCSWGSLWGEVKDILKVEPDVSLYNAAIHGMCLRREFKLAKELYVEMREMGLEPDGKTRAMMLQNLKRH; encoded by the exons ATGGGTGATGTCTGGTTGAGTCCCGTCTCCATCACTTCTACATCGAACCAATTGGACTATGGATGTTATTCCCTCAAGAATAGCAGCTGTATCTGGAGAAGAAGTTGCCATTGGTCTTTGAGGAGTCACTCGCTGGACTTTGCAACGGCCATGAAGCTGAAACGAAGGCGTCTAGTTCATGCTAGTGTAAAAATGAAGTCTTTTTCATTAATAGCAACGAGAGTATGCTCCAGTAAGCTAGAAAGATCTTCCAACGGTGAAACCATGGCTTTGGATTTGGAATGCGGATTGAAAGAAAATCTTTGCGGTTTGTTTGTGGAAGATAATTTAGAAGAGAAGCCTGAAGCATGTAGGAGTAGGATACATTACTTAGAAGAGAGGGACGAGGAGATGTTATCAAAGAGACTTCTCAAACTCAGCAGGTTGGACAAAGTCAAAAGCGCATCAGAGCTGTTTGATTCCATGAGACTCTCAGGTTTACAACCCAACCCCCACGCCTGCAACTCCTTTCTCTCGTGCCTCTTGAGGAATGGAAACCTTCAGAAACTCTTCACCGTCTTTGACTTCATGACAACAAAGGACAACCTCACAGGCCACACTTATACCTTGCTGTTGAAAGCTGTCTCAGAGCTAAAGGGTTGCGACTCTGCGCTAAGAACGTTTAGAGAGCTAGAAAAGGACCCCAAACACAAGAGCCACTTCGACGTTGTGCTATACAACACCGTGGTTTCTCTATCCGGACGGGTGAACAACGTGCAGGAGACAGAGAGGGTATGGAGAGTTATGCAAAGCGATGGTCTAATTGGAACCGAGGTTACATATTCTCTTCTCGTTAGCATCTTCGTTCGGTGTGGGAGAAGCGAGCTGGCTCTAGATGCATACGACGAGATGGTTAAGAACAACGTATCTCCTAGAGAGGACGCAATGCAGGCAATGATAAGCGCGTGTACAAAGGAAGAGAGATGGAGCTTGGCGTTGAAGATCTTTCAGAGCATGTTAAAGAAAGGGATGAAGCCTAATCTAGTAGCGTGCAACGCACTGATCAACTCGTTAGCAAAGGCTGGGAAAGTGGGATTGGTGTTTAAGGTTTACAGTGTTGTTGTAAAGTCTTTGGGGCATAAACCTGATGAGTACACTTGGAACGCGTTGCTCACGGGTTTGTACAAAGCGAACCGGTACGATGATGTTCTCCAGCTGTTTGATATGGTGAGAAGCGAAGGGCTGTGTTGTGTGAATGAGTATCTGTACAACACGGCGTTGGTGTCTTGCCAGAAGCTTGGTTCTTGGGAGAAGGCTGTGAAGCTTTTGTATGAGATGGAAGGTTCGGGGGTGACGGTTTCGACTTCTTCGTATAATCTGGTGATAAGCGCTTGCGAGAAGTCAAGGCAGTCTAAAGTAGCGTTGCGAGTGTATAAGCATATGGTGATAAGGGGTTGTGATCCAGACACGTTTACGTATCTGTCTCTTATAAGGAGTTGCTCTTGGGGTTCACTGTGGGGAGAGGTTAAAGATATACTAAAG GTGGAACCAGATGTGTCGCTTTACAACGCTGCTATACATGGAATGTGTTTAAGACGAGAGTTTAAGTTAGCAAAGGAGCTGTATGTGGAAATGAGAGAGATGGGTCTAGAACCGGATGGTAAAACTCGAGCTATGATGCTACAGAACTTGAAGAGACATTAA
- the LOC106349122 gene encoding pentatricopeptide repeat-containing protein At3g29290 isoform X1 → MGDVWLSPVSITSTSNQLDYGCYSLKNSSCIWRRSCHWSLRSHSLDFATAMKLKRRRLVHASVKMKSFSLIATRVCSSKLERSSNGETMALDLECGLKENLCGLFVEDNLEEKPEACRSRIHYLEERDEEMLSKRLLKLSRLDKVKSASELFDSMRLSGLQPNPHACNSFLSCLLRNGNLQKLFTVFDFMTTKDNLTGHTYTLLLKAVSELKGCDSALRTFRELEKDPKHKSHFDVVLYNTVVSLSGRVNNVQETERVWRVMQSDGLIGTEVTYSLLVSIFVRCGRSELALDAYDEMVKNNVSPREDAMQAMISACTKEERWSLALKIFQSMLKKGMKPNLVACNALINSLAKAGKVGLVFKVYSVVVKSLGHKPDEYTWNALLTGLYKANRYDDVLQLFDMVRSEGLCCVNEYLYNTALVSCQKLGSWEKAVKLLYEMEGSGVTVSTSSYNLVISACEKSRQSKVALRVYKHMVIRGCDPDTFTYLSLIRSCSWGSLWGEVKDILKKVEPDVSLYNAAIHGMCLRREFKLAKELYVEMREMGLEPDGKTRAMMLQNLKRH, encoded by the exons ATGGGTGATGTCTGGTTGAGTCCCGTCTCCATCACTTCTACATCGAACCAATTGGACTATGGATGTTATTCCCTCAAGAATAGCAGCTGTATCTGGAGAAGAAGTTGCCATTGGTCTTTGAGGAGTCACTCGCTGGACTTTGCAACGGCCATGAAGCTGAAACGAAGGCGTCTAGTTCATGCTAGTGTAAAAATGAAGTCTTTTTCATTAATAGCAACGAGAGTATGCTCCAGTAAGCTAGAAAGATCTTCCAACGGTGAAACCATGGCTTTGGATTTGGAATGCGGATTGAAAGAAAATCTTTGCGGTTTGTTTGTGGAAGATAATTTAGAAGAGAAGCCTGAAGCATGTAGGAGTAGGATACATTACTTAGAAGAGAGGGACGAGGAGATGTTATCAAAGAGACTTCTCAAACTCAGCAGGTTGGACAAAGTCAAAAGCGCATCAGAGCTGTTTGATTCCATGAGACTCTCAGGTTTACAACCCAACCCCCACGCCTGCAACTCCTTTCTCTCGTGCCTCTTGAGGAATGGAAACCTTCAGAAACTCTTCACCGTCTTTGACTTCATGACAACAAAGGACAACCTCACAGGCCACACTTATACCTTGCTGTTGAAAGCTGTCTCAGAGCTAAAGGGTTGCGACTCTGCGCTAAGAACGTTTAGAGAGCTAGAAAAGGACCCCAAACACAAGAGCCACTTCGACGTTGTGCTATACAACACCGTGGTTTCTCTATCCGGACGGGTGAACAACGTGCAGGAGACAGAGAGGGTATGGAGAGTTATGCAAAGCGATGGTCTAATTGGAACCGAGGTTACATATTCTCTTCTCGTTAGCATCTTCGTTCGGTGTGGGAGAAGCGAGCTGGCTCTAGATGCATACGACGAGATGGTTAAGAACAACGTATCTCCTAGAGAGGACGCAATGCAGGCAATGATAAGCGCGTGTACAAAGGAAGAGAGATGGAGCTTGGCGTTGAAGATCTTTCAGAGCATGTTAAAGAAAGGGATGAAGCCTAATCTAGTAGCGTGCAACGCACTGATCAACTCGTTAGCAAAGGCTGGGAAAGTGGGATTGGTGTTTAAGGTTTACAGTGTTGTTGTAAAGTCTTTGGGGCATAAACCTGATGAGTACACTTGGAACGCGTTGCTCACGGGTTTGTACAAAGCGAACCGGTACGATGATGTTCTCCAGCTGTTTGATATGGTGAGAAGCGAAGGGCTGTGTTGTGTGAATGAGTATCTGTACAACACGGCGTTGGTGTCTTGCCAGAAGCTTGGTTCTTGGGAGAAGGCTGTGAAGCTTTTGTATGAGATGGAAGGTTCGGGGGTGACGGTTTCGACTTCTTCGTATAATCTGGTGATAAGCGCTTGCGAGAAGTCAAGGCAGTCTAAAGTAGCGTTGCGAGTGTATAAGCATATGGTGATAAGGGGTTGTGATCCAGACACGTTTACGTATCTGTCTCTTATAAGGAGTTGCTCTTGGGGTTCACTGTGGGGAGAGGTTAAAGATATACTAAAG AAGGTGGAACCAGATGTGTCGCTTTACAACGCTGCTATACATGGAATGTGTTTAAGACGAGAGTTTAAGTTAGCAAAGGAGCTGTATGTGGAAATGAGAGAGATGGGTCTAGAACCGGATGGTAAAACTCGAGCTATGATGCTACAGAACTTGAAGAGACATTAA